The following coding sequences are from one Lolium rigidum isolate FL_2022 chromosome 6, APGP_CSIRO_Lrig_0.1, whole genome shotgun sequence window:
- the LOC124661104 gene encoding cell division protein FtsY homolog, chloroplastic-like → MAAPPHVLPFLSPSSASASLRAPSGRRRAVNLRIAAAAGQAGFFTRLGRLIKEKAKSDVDKLFSGFSKTRENLSVVDELLTYWNLADTDRVLDDLEEALLVSDFGPKISFRIVDTLRDEIRDGKLKSGSEIKASLKRCILDLLTSKGSNTELKLGFRKPAVIMIVGVNGGGKTTSLGKLAHRFKNEGAKVLMAAGDTFRAAARDQLEVWAERTGSEIVIDRDKKAQAPSVLSQAVKRGKREGFDIVLCDTSGRLHTNYGLMEELVTCKKVMAKALPGAPNEVLLVLDGTTGLNMLQQAREFNDVVGITGFILTKLDGTARGGCVVSVVDELGIPVKFIGVGEGVEDLQPFDAEAFVEAIFP, encoded by the exons ATGGCGGCACCTCCCCACGtcctccccttcctctccccgtcctCAGCATCCGCCTCCCTGCGCgccccctccggccgccgccgcgccgtcaACCTCCGCATCGCTGCCGCAGCGGGGCAGGCCGGCTTCTTCACCCGCCTCGGCCGCCTCATCAAGGAGAAGGCCAAGAGCGACGTCGACAAGCTCTTCTCCGGCTTCTCCAAGACCCGCGAGAACCTCTCCGTCGTCGACGAGCTCCTCACCTACTGGAACCTCGCCGACACCGACCGCGTCCTCGACGACCTCGAGGAG GCGCTGCTGGTGTCCGACTTCGGGCCCAAGATCTCGTTCCGGATCGTCGACACGCTCCGCGACGAAATCCGCGACGGGAAGCTCAAATCCGGCAGCGAGATAAAG GCGTCGCTGAAAAGATGCATCCTTGACCTGCTGACAAGCAAGGGCAGCAACACCGAACTCAAGCTCGGCTTCAG GAAGCCGGCGGTCATCATGATTGTGGGAGTGAATGGTGGTGGAAAGACAACATCGCTAG GAAAGCTTGCTCACAGATTTAAGAATGAAGGAGCGAAG GTATTGATGGCAGCAGGTGATACCTTCAGAGCTGCAGCTCGTGACCAGCTAGAAGTTTGGGCTGAGAGAACTGGCTCAGAGATTGTTATCGATAGAGATAAGAAGGCACAAGCTCCATCAG TTCTTTCGCAGGCAGTGAAACGTGGGAAGCGTGAAGGATTTGATATTGTTCTGTGTGATACGTCAGGAC GACTTCATACAAATTATGGTCTGATGGAAGAGTTGGTTACTTGCAAAAAAGTCATGGCCAAAGCCCTTCCTGGTGCTCCCAAC GAGGTATTGTTGGTTCTGGATGGCACAACTGGCTTAAATATGCTACAGCAAGCGAGGGAGTTCAACGAT GTTGTTGGAATCACAGGATTTATCCTGACAAAGCTAGATGGCACTGCTCGTGGTGGCTGTGTG GTTAGCGTTGTCGATGAACTTGGGATACCAGTGAAGTTCATCGGTGTTGGCGAAGGGGTGGAAGATCTCCAGCCTTTTGACGCAGAGGCATTTGTGGAAGCCATTTTCCCATAA
- the LOC124668399 gene encoding scopoletin glucosyltransferase-like — MAKGHTLPLLHFATALSVHHKGLRVTVVTTPANLAFARSRVPSSVRFAVLPFPSLPQLPAGVESTDALPSPSLHPTFVQAAALLQEPFAELMASLSSPSPPLVLVSDFFLGFTRRVAADAGVRHVVFHGMSCFATALATSAMVGPLPSCAGQGGSFHVPRMPAHLTFTAAEVPPGALTKTTDPLMDEDSEASSWGVLVNSFTKLDEEFVAIVESFNRPGARAWLVGPLFLFAGDILQQDPEGCLPWLDEQSEPVVYVSFGTQAHVADEQLGELARGLVQSGHPFLWAVRSETWSPPVDVGPHGRVVRGWVPQRSVLEHRAVGGFVSHCGWNSVMESLAAGKPVLAWPMMAEQPVNARHVADMIGAGIRMDGGGVVGKAEVEKKVRRLMDAGGEEGRKMRARAAWARQAARSAVSGGGTSRMALLELVEELQRSYDRDAIGREGDNTKA, encoded by the coding sequence ATGGCGAAAGGGCACACGCTCCCGCTGCTCCACTTCGCCACGGCGCTCTCCGTGCACCACAAGGGCCTGCGCGTGACCGTGGTCACCACACCGGCGAACCTCGCCTTCGCCCGCAGCCGCGTCCCCTCGTCCGTGCGCTTCGCCGTGCTCCCGTTCCCGTCGCTGCCGCAGCTGCCGGCCGGCGTCGAGTCCACCGACGCCCTGCCCAGCCCGTCCCTCCACCCGACGTTCGTGCAAGCCGCAGCGCTCCTCCAGGAGCCCTTCGCCGAGCTCATGGCGTCgctctcgtcgccgtcgccgccgctcgtcctcgtctccgaCTTCTTCCTCGGGTTCACGCgccgcgtcgccgccgacgccggcgtccgTCACGTCGTGTTCCACGGCATGTCCTGCTTCGCCACGGCCTTAGCCACGTCGGCCATGGTGGGGCCGCTGCCCAGCTGCGCCGGGCAGGGCGGCAGCTTCCACGTCCCCCGCATGCCGGCGCATCTGACGTTCACGGCGGCGGAGGTCCCTCCAGGTGCGCTGACCAAGACGACGGATCCCCTGATGGATGAGGATTCCGAGGCGAGCAGCTGGGGCGTCTTGGTCAACAGCTTCACCAAGCTGGACGAGGAGTTCGTGGCGATCGTCGAGTCGTTCAACCGGCCGGGCGCCCGCGCCTGGCTGGTCGGCCCGCTGTTCCTCTTCGCCGGCGACATTCTGCAACAGGATCCCGAGGGCTGCCTCCCCTGGCTCGACGAGCAGTCGGAGCCGGTGGTGTACGTGTCGTTCGGCACGCAGGCTCACGTCGCCGACGAGCAGCTCGGCGAGCTGGCGCGCGGGCTGGTGCAGTCCGGCCACCCCTTCCTCTGGGCCGTGCGGTCAGAGACCTGGTCGCCGCCGGTGGACGTGGGGCCGCACGGCCGCGTCGTCCGCGGGTGGGTTCCGCAGAGGAGCGTGCTGGAGCACCGTGCGGTGGGAGGGTTCGTCAGCCATTGCGGGTGGAACTCGGTGATGGAGAGCCTCGCGGCGGGGAAGCCCGTGCTGGCGTGGCCGATGATGGCCGAGCAGCCCGTGAACGCGAGGCACGTCGCGGACATGATTGGTGCGGGCATCAGGATGGACGGTGGTGGCGTCGTCGGCAAAGCCGAGGTGGAGAAGAAGGTCAGGAGGCTGATGgacgccggcggcgaggaggggcGTAAAATGCGCGCGAGGGCCGCCTGGGCTCGGCAGGCGGCCAGGTCGGCGGTGAGCGGCGGCGGCACGTCGCGCATGGCATTGCTGGAACTGGTGGAAGAGCTGCAGCGAAGCTACGACCGTGATGCTATCGGACGGGAAGGGGACAATACGAAAGCGTAA